From Penicillium psychrofluorescens genome assembly, chromosome: 1, one genomic window encodes:
- a CDS encoding uncharacterized protein (ID:PFLUO_002176-T1.cds;~source:funannotate) has product MINPYTQNVIFHYANGTSFPVPIGMLDEFVQYNVRICINYGSQLGASIVLLVILLLLTRPEKRSSAVFLLNGLALIFNILRLLFETIHFSTGFEKVYPYFSYDYSAVPPSAYAIAIISVVLETLLVICVQVSLVMQVHVVCATLRRRYRRALLGVSILMALVPIGFRTGWMVENSVYIMMAASTAPVWWLESATNIVIPISICFFCAVFVTKLGYAIKQRNRLGVRDFGPMKVIFVMGCQTLAVPAIFSILQYAITVPELSSNVLTLVTISLPLSSIWAGATLDHHSRRTGNHPHGRRNLWQALAFGVTAHTNTTVTTVPRKPMESDSSGSTAAQTLCYSDQQLSAKSADSEVPYGISVEHDISIESARRNHDVV; this is encoded by the coding sequence ATGATCAACCCATACACGCAGAACGTCATCTTCCACTACGCCAATGGTACCTCGTTCCCCGTGCCGATCGGCATGCTGGACGAGTTCGTCCAGTACAATGTGCGCATCTGTATCAATTACGGATCCCAGCTGGGCGCTTCCATCGTGCTGCTGGTCATTTTGTTGCTGTTGACCCGGCCCGAGAAGCGTAGCTCCGCGGTCTTCCTCCTGAACGGCCTGGCGCTGATATTCAACATCCTCCGTCTGCTCTTCGAGACGATTCACTTCTCCACCGGCTTTGAGAAGGTCTACCCCTACTTCTCCTATGACTACTCTGCCGTCCCGCCCAGCGCATACGCTATTGCTATCATCTCCGTCGTTCTCGAGACGTTGCTGGTGATCTGTGTTCAGGTGTCGCTGGTCATGCAAGTCCACGTCGTGTGCGCGACCCTGCGCCGTCGCTACCGCCGTGCTCTTCTGGGCGTGTCGATTCTGATGGCACTGGTGCCAATTGGATTCCGCACGgggtggatggtggagaaCTCGGTGTACATTATGATGGCGGCCAGCACCGCACCAGTCTGGTGGCTGGAGAGCGCGACCAACATCGTCATCCCGATcagcatctgcttcttctgcgCGGTGTTTGTCACCAAGCTGGGCTACGCTATCAAGCAGCGTAATCGGCTGGGCGTGCGTGATTTCGGGCCCATGAAGGTCATTTTCGTCATGGGCTGCCAGACCCTTGCGGTGccggccatcttctcgatcCTGCAATACGCCATCACCGTCCCTGAACTGTCCTCCAACGTCCTCACCCTCGTCACCATTTCacttcctctttcttcaatCTGGGCCGGTGCTACCCTCGACCATCATAGTCGCCGCACGGGCAATCATCCCCATGGCCGTCGCAATCTGTGGCAGGCCCTGGCCTTTGGTGTTACCGCCCACACGAACACGACTGTCACTACCGTGCCCCGCAAACCCATGGAATCGGACAGCTCTGGCAGCACCGCGGCGCAGACCCTGTGCTACTCGGATCAGCAGTTGAGTGCCAAGTCAGCGGATTCAGAGGTCCCCTATGGGATTTCTGTTGAGCATGATATCTCGATTGAGAGCGCTCGCAGGAACCATGATGTGGTTTGA